The stretch of DNA CTGGTGAGACCGCAACGAGGCCTGCACGGGACGTCTTCTGGAAGGCATGGCCGTGGATCGCCTGGTTTCTCCCAGCTGCGTTGATTGTAATAAAGCTCACGTCGGGTACCGGGGGCTGGGAAGTAGCCTTCTACATCCTTCTTTCGCCCGTGGTTCTGCCGGCGTTGGGCCTACTGTTCATGACGCCGCGGTTTATTCTGCGCAAGCGTGGGCACACCTTCACGCCGCTCACGATCGCAATACTCATGATGGTGACCTGGACGGGCCTGGCATTGTCGATCATTGCTGCGCGCGGCATTGGCGATAGCGGCAGCTCCGACTCGCTGCTGCGTGACGTCTTTTCCATTGTCACGCGGCGATTTGAGTTACTGCTCACTATCGTTTCGCCGTTAGCGGCGCTGTTCGCGTATATCGCGGCGGTGATCTGCGCATTCAGTTTTCGGCCGAGGAGCGAGCGGCCAGTGCGGGCTGCTCGGTGGTGGATTGCTATTCCTGCCGTTCCACTGGCGTTCGTGCTTCTGGCTGGCGGCATCGAGCTTGTCCTGCTTCAGGCGCGGGACGCCGCAGGCGACAGGGAAATTGACGTGGTCTGGATGGACCCCGTCGAAGCCGACCGGCTCTTTGGCGAGCGAATAGCTGAGACCCAGAACTTGCTCGCACCGGTGAGCACGGCGATCGCCGAGAACGTCTCGTCGATTCCCGAGGTGATCGATGAATACGAGGAGTACCAAAGGAGGAGGGACGGGAACGAGGCCTACCGCGGGCGCGATGGCTCACAATACACAGTCGATGTCATGTGGACGCAACTCACGGATGAGAGCCCAGAGGACATTGCGCCGACCCTACAGCGCGTTGTCGAGGAGCAGGCGTGGCGGCCAGCCCACTTCGAAGATACGTATGGGCCACCCTGCCGCGGCTGGGGAAGTGAATCGGTGTGCTTCACAATGCAAAATGAAGCGGGGTACAGGATGGTAGTGCGCGCCAGTACCGTGGAGGCAACGGAAACGGCTCCGAGCCACACCCGGATCAGTGTCGACGTGAACAGCCCCGTCTACTGGCTTGAAGGCCCAAGAAGAGTATGACCGGCCGCAGTTTCGGATGCTGGGGAACACCAGCCACGGGAGAATGGTTGTAGCAGGCGGACACACCAGCGATTGCAGGGTGGGCCGCAGCCGCAACGAAAGGCAGTCAGTGTCATTACCCGCACCCGGCGTCACCCGAGAGCCGATGACCGAGCCGATGGCCAAGCCCCTGACCGTGCCCTTGACCGAGGCAGAGGTCGCCCGGCTCCGTGCCGACTTCCCGGCGCTCGCCGAGACCGTCAACGATCAGCCGCTGGCCTACCTCGACTCCGGCGCGACGGCCCAGCGTCCGCAGTCGGTTCTGGATGCCGAACTGCAGTTTCTGATTCACAGCAATGCGGCAGTGCACCGCGGCGCCCACACCCTGGCCGGACTGGCCACCGAAGCCTATGAAGACGCGCGGGCGACGCTGGCCGGGTTCGTCGGCGCGGACGTCGACGAGATCGTCTGGACGTCCAACGCGACCGATGCCCTCAACCTCGTCGCCTACGGTATGGCCAACGCCAGCCACGGCCGCGGCGGGGCGGCCGCCGAGCGGTTTGCCCTGACTACCGGCGACGAGATCGTCGTGACCGAGGCCGAGCACCACGCCAACCTCATCCCGTGGCAAGAGCTTGCCGCCCAGACCGGCGCGACCCTGCGTTTCATTCCCGTCGACGATGACGGCATTTACACGGTCGCCGATGCAGCCGCCGTGATCGGTGAAAAGACGAAGGTCATCGCGATCGGACACGTTTCGAACGTCACGGGTTTCGTCGCGCCGGTCACCGAGATCGTCGCCCTCGCGCATGCGCACGGCGCCCTCGTCGTGCTCGACGCCTGCCAGTCCGCCCCGCACCGCCGGCTCGACGTGCGCGCTCTCGGCATCGATTTCGCGGCGTTATCGGGCCACAAGATGCTCGGCCCGACCGGTATCGGTGTGCTCTATGGTCGCGCCGAACTGCTGAACGCGCTGCCGCCGTTTCGCACGGGCGGATCGATGATCAGCACCGTCACCATGCACGAAGCCGACTACCTGCCGGCCCCGCAACGCTTTGAGGCCGGCACGCAGCCCGTCTCACAGGCCGTCGCACTGGCCGCGGCCGTGCGCTACCTCGAGGGCGTTGGCCTTGACCGAATCGAGGCACGCGAAGAGCAACTCGCCGAACGGATGCTGCAGGGCCTGGCGTCGATTCCCGGCATCCGTGTCGTGGGCCCCGCCGCCGGAGTGCCTCGAGCGGGCCTGGTCAGCTTTGACGTCGCCGATGTGCACGCCCACGACGTGGGCCAGTTCCTCGACGCGCACGGAATCGCCGTGCGGGTCGGGCACCACTGCGCCCAACCGCTGCACCGCCGGCTCGGCTTCAGCGCCACCACGCGGGCCAGCGCCTACCTGTATACGACCGAGGCCGAGGTCGACCGTTTTCTCGCCGCCGTCGCGCAGGTGCGCGCCTACTTCGGGGAGGCATGATGAGCGACGCACTCGCCGGCCTCTACCAGCAGGTCATTCTCGATCATTCGAAACTGCGCACCGGATTCGGGCAGCTCGACGAAGCGGATGCCGAGAGGTTCGAGCGCAACCCGAGCTGTGGCGACGAGATCACCCTGCAGCTGGCGCTTGAACCGGGCACCGATCGGGTGCGGTCGCTGGCCTGGTCGGGAGCGGGCTGCAGTATCTCCCAGGCATCGGCATCCGTGCTGGCCGGGCTGGCCCCGGGTCTGACGACGACCGAACTTCAGTCGACCATTGATGCGTTCCGCGAGATGATGCGTTCGCGGGGGATCGGGGATCCCGACGAGGACGTGCTCGGCGATGCCGTTGTGTTCCAGGGCGTCTCGAAATTCGTGATGCGCGTCAAATGCGCGATGCTCGCCTGGGTGGCGGCAGAGGGCTGCCTGGCCGATGTAGCCGCTGCGCGCTGAGCCTACTCAGGATTGTCCGGCCTCGTGCACGCTGCGACGCACCTCATCGATGATTTCCATGATCGCCAGCGAATCATCGAGCGTGTGCAACGGGGATTCGGTCAGGCCGTCAGCAACATGCGCAGCGATGGCGGTCGCCTGCCAGCAGAGGCCGTCCCGCAGGCGCAGCCCCGACTCGTCGGTCCAGCTCTGGCGGTCATCCGCGGTGACCAGGTCGAATCCGTCGGGCATCAGAAACGGGCTCCGCACCTCGATGCGTGCGAGGGTGCCGCTGATCGTGGCCTCGGTCGGGGTGTCGGCGAGCATCGTCGTGGAGAGGAGTGCCTGGGCGGAATTAGCTGCGGTGAAGATCATGGCCACCTGCCCGTCCACGCCCGAATCGGTCAGCTGTCCGCGGGCCACAATCTCCTGCGGGTGCCCGAGCACGAACCGTCCGAACCAGACCGGGTAGATTCCGATGTCGCGCATCGCCCCGCCCCCGGTTTCGGGTCGAAAGACCGGTACCGTCTGATCGGTGCCGAAATCCGCGCCGAAGTCAGCGGTGACGAGAGTCACCGTGCCCAGCCGGCCGGACTCGAGCAACTGGAGGATCACGT from Leifsonia psychrotolerans encodes:
- the sufU gene encoding Fe-S cluster assembly sulfur transfer protein SufU, with the protein product MSDALAGLYQQVILDHSKLRTGFGQLDEADAERFERNPSCGDEITLQLALEPGTDRVRSLAWSGAGCSISQASASVLAGLAPGLTTTELQSTIDAFREMMRSRGIGDPDEDVLGDAVVFQGVSKFVMRVKCAMLAWVAAEGCLADVAAAR
- a CDS encoding Gfo/Idh/MocA family oxidoreductase, which translates into the protein MTFPHPRVVPLRGGPQLRWGVLGPGGIATDFVSTLHAHTDQRVTAVGSRSAARAEHFARTHGIPRSYGSAQGLVDDPEVDIVYVAAPNSQHRPLALQAIAAGKHVLVEKPIGVDHADALAIAQAARAAGVFAMEAMWSRFLPQTDVILQLLESGRLGTVTLVTADFGADFGTDQTVPVFRPETGGGAMRDIGIYPVWFGRFVLGHPQEIVARGQLTDSGVDGQVAMIFTAANSAQALLSTTMLADTPTEATISGTLARIEVRSPFLMPDGFDLVTADDRQSWTDESGLRLRDGLCWQATAIAAHVADGLTESPLHTLDDSLAIMEIIDEVRRSVHEAGQS
- a CDS encoding aminotransferase class V-fold PLP-dependent enzyme, whose protein sequence is MTEPMAKPLTVPLTEAEVARLRADFPALAETVNDQPLAYLDSGATAQRPQSVLDAELQFLIHSNAAVHRGAHTLAGLATEAYEDARATLAGFVGADVDEIVWTSNATDALNLVAYGMANASHGRGGAAAERFALTTGDEIVVTEAEHHANLIPWQELAAQTGATLRFIPVDDDGIYTVADAAAVIGEKTKVIAIGHVSNVTGFVAPVTEIVALAHAHGALVVLDACQSAPHRRLDVRALGIDFAALSGHKMLGPTGIGVLYGRAELLNALPPFRTGGSMISTVTMHEADYLPAPQRFEAGTQPVSQAVALAAAVRYLEGVGLDRIEAREEQLAERMLQGLASIPGIRVVGPAAGVPRAGLVSFDVADVHAHDVGQFLDAHGIAVRVGHHCAQPLHRRLGFSATTRASAYLYTTEAEVDRFLAAVAQVRAYFGEA